A stretch of the Acomys russatus chromosome 23, mAcoRus1.1, whole genome shotgun sequence genome encodes the following:
- the Tifa gene encoding TRAF-interacting protein with FHA domain-containing protein A: MSTFEDADTEETVTCLQITVYHPGQLQGGIFKSIRFCNKEKFPSIEVVKFGRNSNLCRYTFQDKQVSRVQFVLQPFKQFNSSVLSFEVKNMSKKTSLMVDNQELGYLNKMDLPYKCMLRFGEYQFLLEKEDGESVESFETQFILSPRPLLQENSWPSQSPIPEDGGYSSYFTHRTSPTEMDENES, from the coding sequence ATGTCCACCTTTGAAGATGCAGATACAGAAGAGACGGTCACGTGTCTCCAGATAACTGTTTATCATCCTGGCCAGCTGCAAGGTGGAATATTTAAATCAATAAGGTTTTGcaacaaagagaaatttccttctATTGAAGTGGTGAAATTTGGACGCAATTCCAACCTCTGTCGGTATACCTTTCAGGACAAACAGGTTTCCCGAGTTCAGTTTGTTTTACAGCCATTTAAACAGTTCAACAGCTCGGTCCTCTCGTTTGAAGTCAAAAACATGAGTAAGAAGACCAGTCTGATGGTGGACAACCAGGAGCTCGGCTACCTCAATAAGATGGACCTGCCTTACAAGTGTATGCTCAGGTTTGGGGAGTACCAGTTCCTGCTGGAGAAGGAAGACGGAGAGTCAGTGGAATCCTTTGAAACTCAATTCATCTTGTCTCCAAGACCACTCTTACAAGAGAACAGCTGGCCATCACAGAGTCCCATACCCGAAGATGGGGGCTACTCATCCTATTTCACCCACAGAACGTCTCCTACAGAAATGGATGAAAATGAGTCGTGA